In Zingiber officinale cultivar Zhangliang chromosome 1A, Zo_v1.1, whole genome shotgun sequence, a genomic segment contains:
- the LOC122038194 gene encoding mediator of RNA polymerase II transcription subunit 4-like, translating to MMQSHATPIPPSPARLGLTATAHSPSLPPNPNPSANPNPKPTLPSSSSSTAGQNSAPAISSALLSLLPPLPRAQSILPQLAALASKLFDLSPNRSVWLAAYRGNLPNFSNELKSSATVPLPASTKDLLAHFASLQDQLSDAIAELQKILDLQDTRAKVAREVVSKDSALLAFTKKIREAEQVLDQLVDDYADYRSDPKRPRYDGNSCYTSSSLDLEDILSYAHRISYTTFAPPEHGAGLAPLRGALPPAPQENEMRASQLYHFADLDIGLPKKAAPEAKERAADGVPEISLQPTPPREDVPVAILPPLLPIAVPPGWRKGMPVELPTELPPVPPGWKPGDPVTLPLDGVVVGNKGDEPQLGGVPGVLVGQPKAPEAIQVKYVQLDINPEQDDYSSDYSSEVGSSEEDED from the coding sequence ATGATGCAAAGCCACGCGACACCGATCCCGCCCTCTCCGGCAAGGCTCGGCCTCACCGCCACCGCTCACTCGCCCTCTCTTCCCCCCAATCCGAATCCGAGCGCtaaccctaaccctaaacccactttgccatcttcttcctcctccaccgccGGCCAGAACTCCGCCCCTGCTATCTCTTCTGCCCTCCTCTCCCTCCTCCCCCCTCTTCCCCGCGCCCAGTCCATCCTCCCCCAGCTGGCCGCCCTCGCCTCCAAGCTCTTCGATCTATCCCCCAATCGCTCCGTCTGGCTCGCCGCCTACCGCGGTAACCTCCCGAACTTTTCCAACGAGCTCAAGTCGTCTGCCACCGTTCCCCTACCAGCCTCCACCAAGGACCTGCTCGCCCACTTCGCATCCCTCCAGGACCAACTCTCCGACGCCATCGCCGAGCTCCAGAAGATACTCGATCTGCAGGACACCCGCGCTAAGGTCGCCCGCGAGGTAGTCTCCAAAGATTCGGCCCTTCTCGCCTTCACTAAGAAAATACGAGAGGCTGAACAAGTTCTGGACCAGCTCGTCGACGACTACGCTGACTATCGCAGTGATCCCAAGCGCCCTAGATACGACGGCAATTCTTGTTATACATCATCCTCGTTGGACTTGGAAGATATTTTGTCTTACGCCCATCGTATTAGCTACACTACCTTCGCCCCACCGGAGCATGGGGCAGGGCTTGCCCCGCTCCGTGGTGCGCTGCCACCTGCGCCTCAGGAGAACGAGATGCGAGCGTCGCAGTTATATCACTTTGCTGACCTCGATATCGGGCTGCCGAAGAAAGCTGCGCCAGAGGCGAAGGAAAGGGCTGCGGACGGTGTGCCAGAGATTTCATTGCAGCCTACTCCGCCCAGGGAGGATGTGCCAGTGGCGATTCTGCCGCCATTGCTTCCTATTGCAGTGCCTCCAGGTTGGAGGAAGGGAATGCCTGTGGAGTTACCTACGGAGCTCCCCCCTGTTCCTCCTGGATGGAAACCAGGGGATCCAGTTACGTTGCCATTAGATGGAGTTGTGGTAGGTAATAAAGGAGATGAGCCGCAATTGGGTGGTGTTCCTGGTGTATTAGTCGGGCAACCAAAGGCGCCAGAGGCCATTCAGGTCAAGTATGTGCAGCTTGATATAAATCCAGAACAGGATGATTATAGTAGTGATTATAGCAGTGAGGTGGGGAGCTCAGAGGAGGATGAAGACTGA